The window GATGGAAATGCAGGTTTTAGAGGTGAAAAATATTGGTGTTGAAATTATTAAAAAAAGTATTTGACGGGGAGACATTTAGTCCATATAATGAAGATATTGAGATTACTTTTTAGGAGGATTACAATGTGGAAAAGAATGCAAATGTAAAAAAGGTTATTAGCATTGAAGGGCTTGCAGCAATTGTTATTATTGGTATTTTTTTCAGCTATTTATGTGGTGTGATGGGTCTTGTGAACATGTTCAATACGCTCATCAGTACAGCACATGATCTTTTGATCAATACGGTATTTTTCATTATGGGTATTACAGTATTAGCAGGTGCTTTTGGCTCTGTTTTATCTGAATTTGGTATTATATCTATTTTGAATCGCATTTTGTCTTTTCTTATGAAACCATTATATAAGATGCCAGGAGCTGCTGTTCTGGGGGTTGTAACCACCTATCTCTCGGATAACCCAGCGATTATTACATTAGCTAATGATAAAGGTTTTAAGAGATATTTTAAAAAGTATCAGTTACCAGCTCTGACCAATGTTGGAACAGCTTTTGGTATGGGTCTTGTTGTCACCTCATTTATGATTGCCCAGCAATCACCCATTGGTGAAAGTTTCATAGGGCCAGCGCTTATAGGTAATATTGGTGCTATAATCGGTAGTATTGTGAGTGTACGCATTATGCTGTATTTTACTAAAAAAGAATACGGTGTAGAAGAAATGGCAGTTGAGAGCAATGGTAGTTCATTGAATTTATTAAAGTACCGAGAAGTACGAGAAGGTAATCTTGGTTCAAGATTACTTGAATCATTACTTGAAGGTGGTAAATCAGGTGTTGACCTAGGACTTTCTATCATCCCTGGTGTTCTCATTATATGTACCTTTGTGATGATGCTCACCAATGGACCTTCTGCCAGTGGTGTTTATACAGGAAGTGCATATGAAGGTGTTGGTTTGTTTACATATTTAGCTGATAAGCTTAATTTCATATTAGACCCTTTATTTGGTTTTAGTAGCAACGAAGCCATAGCGGTACCCATCACATCCTTAGGTTCAGTAGGTGCTGCAATTGGTATGGTACCTAAAATGTTAAAAGAAGGGTTGATAGGTGGTAATGAAATTGCTATTT is drawn from Vallitalea pronyensis and contains these coding sequences:
- a CDS encoding CD0519/CD1768 family membrane protein; amino-acid sequence: MEKNANVKKVISIEGLAAIVIIGIFFSYLCGVMGLVNMFNTLISTAHDLLINTVFFIMGITVLAGAFGSVLSEFGIISILNRILSFLMKPLYKMPGAAVLGVVTTYLSDNPAIITLANDKGFKRYFKKYQLPALTNVGTAFGMGLVVTSFMIAQQSPIGESFIGPALIGNIGAIIGSIVSVRIMLYFTKKEYGVEEMAVESNGSSLNLLKYREVREGNLGSRLLESLLEGGKSGVDLGLSIIPGVLIICTFVMMLTNGPSASGVYTGSAYEGVGLFTYLADKLNFILDPLFGFSSNEAIAVPITSLGSVGAAIGMVPKMLKEGLIGGNEIAIFTAMGMCWSGYLSTHVAMMDSLKCRKLTGKAIISHTFGGLIAGIMAHWIYVIWTSVS